GCGCGGGTTGAGCGAAGACATCGGATCCTGGAACACCATCTGGACGGTGCGGTGGATGAAGCGTCGGTCCGCGTTGGTATGGGCGGTCACATCGCGGTCGAGAATCCGCACCGTGCCGGTACTCGCCCGCGTCAGGCCTAAGACGATTCGCGCCAGTGTCGTTTTGCCGGACCCGGATTCGCCGACGATCCCGAGCCGCTCGCCCCGGTCGATGTGGAGCGACACGTCGCGCAACGCCCGCACAGGGTTGGCAGCGCTGCCGAAGTTTCTGGTGAGGTTTTTGAGATCGAGGACGCGCATCACGCCAACTCGAGCTCGCCCGAGCGAATGCAGGCAGCGCGGTGGCCCGCGCCCACCGTATCGAGCGAAGGAACCGAGGCCGCGCACGCGTCGGTCGCATGGCGGCAGCGCCAACGGAAGGCGCACCCTGTCCCGATCGCTTTGGGGTCCGGCAGCGTGCCGCGAATGCCCTCGAAGGGTTCGTCCGTTACTTTCGGGACGGCCTTGAGCAAACCGGCGGTGTAGGGGTGTCGCGGGGCGCTGAAAACCGTGTCGGTCGGCCCCTCTTCAACGACGCGACCGGCGTACATGACAAACACCCGATCGGCGAGTTGGCTGGCGATTCCAAGGTCATGGGTGATGTAGATCATCGAGGTATGGCGGGCCTGGACCCGTTCGAGCAGAAGATCGTTGATTTGGGCTTCGATGGTAACGTCGAGGGCAGTGCCCGGTTCGTCGGCAATCACGATTTTCGGATCGCCCAACAGCGCCATGGCAATGAGGACGCGTTGGCTCTGCCCGCCGGAGAGTTGCAGCGGGTAACGGTCGATCAGTTCCTCCGGGCTTGGCAGACTCACTTCCTTGAGGGCGGCGATGGTACGCGCCCGAATCTCGCGCCGCCGGACCCCGCTCAGCCTCGGGCGCCAGTAATCGATGACACCGACCCGGGTCCGGCCTTGAAAGGCGATCAG
Above is a window of Alphaproteobacteria bacterium DNA encoding:
- a CDS encoding ABC transporter ATP-binding protein → MSATLDVENLEIGYRDADGVEVTLLRGISLSVAPGEIISLVGESGCGKSVTSKAILGVLPDNLEVRGGSIRYEGADLIGLDEAGYQALRGRAFTLVPQHPLSSLNPVFTVGQQFFDLIAFQGRTRVGVIDYWRPRLSGVRRREIRARTIAALKEVSLPSPEELIDRYPLQLSGGQSQRVLIAMALLGDPKIVIADEPGTALDVTIEAQINDLLLERVQARHTSMIYITHDLGIASQLADRVFVMYAGRVVEEGPTDTVFSAPRHPYTAGLLKAVPKVTDEPFEGIRGTLPDPKAIGTGCAFRWRCRHATDACAASVPSLDTVGAGHRAACIRSGELELA